A section of the Saccharopolyspora gregorii genome encodes:
- a CDS encoding ABC transporter permease, translated as MTTTITGCAPHRWNGSSAVTQVVVLTGRSLRAFLTDPGLVLVGLIQPVMTLFVFTQIFGNLPLADGLPPGTEYLDFLMPAVLVNHVVQTSSQTGVGLVEDLRNGIVARLRSLPIMPSSLLLARSTSDFVRTAVQLVMILALAVGLLGYAPRGGLVGMVLSALLTLAVGSALSWAFLAMGACMRRTEPMQNISVLVMVPLMFISSAFVPIEQLPDWLEVVARLNPLTYAVDASRAVALDLADGGQLVVPSLLISVLVTLASAAIAVRGFRRPL; from the coding sequence ATGACCACCACGATCACCGGCTGCGCACCGCACCGCTGGAACGGCAGTTCCGCGGTCACCCAGGTGGTGGTGCTGACCGGCCGTTCGCTGCGCGCGTTCCTCACCGATCCCGGGCTGGTGCTGGTCGGGCTGATCCAGCCGGTGATGACGCTGTTCGTGTTCACCCAGATCTTCGGGAACCTGCCGCTGGCCGACGGGCTGCCGCCCGGCACCGAGTACCTGGACTTCCTGATGCCCGCGGTGCTGGTGAACCACGTGGTGCAGACGTCCTCGCAGACCGGGGTCGGGCTGGTGGAGGACCTGCGCAACGGCATCGTGGCGCGGCTGCGGTCGCTGCCGATCATGCCGAGTTCGCTGCTGCTGGCGCGCAGCACCTCCGACTTCGTGCGCACCGCGGTGCAGCTGGTGATGATCCTGGCGCTGGCCGTCGGGCTGCTCGGCTACGCGCCGCGCGGCGGGCTCGTCGGCATGGTGCTGTCCGCGCTGCTGACGCTGGCCGTGGGCAGCGCGTTGAGCTGGGCGTTCCTCGCGATGGGCGCCTGCATGCGGCGCACCGAGCCGATGCAGAACATCAGCGTGCTGGTGATGGTGCCGCTGATGTTCATCTCCAGCGCGTTCGTGCCGATCGAGCAGCTGCCGGACTGGCTGGAGGTCGTGGCGCGGTTGAACCCGCTCACCTACGCGGTGGACGCCTCCCGCGCGGTGGCGCTGGACCTGGCCGACGGCGGACAGCTGGTGGTGCCGTCGCTGCTGATCAGCGTCCTGGT
- a CDS encoding ATP-binding cassette domain-containing protein — MTVLPTAPGERPDRGAVGAGTPMIEAIGVGKSFGAVPALDSVTLSVPRGSVLGLLGHNGAGKTTLVNVLTAMLPATSGVARVAGFDVAEQPREVRKRIGLTGQFASVDEQMSGRDNLVMLARLLGADGGRARARAAELLEAFDLTDAASRRAGTYSGGMRRRLDLAACLVGNPEVIFLDEPTTGLDPSSRMAMWDIVERLVAEGTTVLLTTQYLDEADRLADTITVLSAGTVVASGSAAELKAQVGTRTVTVVLGPGSTAETGCAALRRAGFAPSVAQDGAAVVTPIEESRETAAVVRVLDEAGIEAAELAFGEPTLDDVYLALARHARDAPPSPTAVERA, encoded by the coding sequence ATGACCGTGCTGCCAACGGCACCCGGCGAGCGGCCCGACCGCGGTGCCGTCGGCGCCGGGACTCCGATGATCGAGGCGATCGGCGTCGGCAAGTCCTTCGGCGCGGTGCCCGCGCTGGATTCGGTGACGTTGAGCGTGCCGCGCGGCTCGGTCCTCGGCCTGCTCGGGCACAACGGCGCGGGCAAGACGACGCTGGTGAACGTGCTGACCGCGATGCTGCCCGCGACGTCCGGGGTGGCCAGGGTCGCTGGCTTCGACGTCGCCGAGCAGCCGCGGGAGGTGCGCAAGCGCATCGGCCTCACCGGCCAGTTCGCCTCGGTGGACGAGCAGATGAGCGGCCGGGACAACCTCGTGATGCTGGCCCGGCTGCTCGGCGCCGACGGAGGCCGTGCCCGCGCGCGGGCCGCGGAACTGCTGGAGGCCTTCGACCTCACCGACGCCGCGAGCCGCCGGGCGGGCACCTACTCCGGCGGGATGCGGCGGCGCCTGGACCTGGCGGCCTGCCTCGTCGGGAACCCCGAAGTGATCTTCCTGGACGAGCCGACGACCGGACTGGACCCGTCGAGCCGGATGGCGATGTGGGACATCGTGGAACGCCTCGTCGCGGAGGGCACCACGGTGCTGCTGACCACCCAGTACCTCGACGAGGCGGACCGGCTCGCCGACACCATCACCGTGCTCTCCGCCGGAACCGTCGTCGCCTCCGGGTCGGCCGCGGAGCTCAAGGCGCAGGTCGGCACGCGCACCGTCACCGTCGTGCTCGGCCCCGGTTCCACCGCGGAGACCGGCTGCGCGGCGCTGCGGCGCGCCGGTTTCGCCCCGTCGGTCGCGCAGGACGGCGCCGCCGTCGTCACGCCGATCGAGGAGTCCCGGGAGACGGCCGCGGTGGTCCGGGTCCTCGACGAAGCCGGGATCGAGGCGGCCGAGCTGGCCTTCGGCGAACCGACCTTGGACGACGTGTACCTGGCGCTCGCCCGGCACGCGCGCGACGCGCCCCCCTCCCCGACCGCTGTGGAGCGAGCATGA
- a CDS encoding nucleotide disphospho-sugar-binding domain-containing protein produces MRVLFAVSAWPGHYFPLVPLGWALRAAGHDVRVLCAESEVDPVSRAGLTPVPVLRGLDLLLGARLINLLGAHRGNWPYPAPPLHPRTGEPLDLASFDFGAWHEELRPVLLEHATRSTDAAVSYARDWRPDLVVHDLMSVEGPLVAKVTGVPDVLQLWGPVGTGDDYSPVGGGAPEPAVPVDTSGAFARYGVGEMGFHHVDHVLDPCPAQLRPNGPEPRIPSRYVPYNGPGSAPLDVPPRGGRPRVCVVWGRSATRTFGATVNKMPQVVAAATGLGCEVLLLASPADARECGPLPESVHVRTDLPLSLALPGCDAVVHYGGGGATMTSVVAGVPQLALPCGFDQTLMARRITGSGAGLDIPNWEADAEGIGGALHRLLTEPAFTGSAAEVASSANELPAPAEAVLALRDLVAGG; encoded by the coding sequence ATGCGAGTGCTGTTCGCGGTGTCCGCCTGGCCGGGGCACTACTTCCCGCTGGTCCCGCTGGGCTGGGCGCTGCGCGCCGCGGGCCACGACGTGCGGGTGCTGTGCGCGGAGTCCGAAGTGGACCCGGTGTCGCGGGCGGGTCTGACCCCGGTCCCGGTGTTGCGCGGGCTCGACCTGCTGCTCGGCGCGCGGCTGATCAACCTGCTCGGCGCGCACCGGGGGAACTGGCCGTACCCGGCGCCGCCGCTGCACCCGCGGACGGGCGAACCGCTGGACCTGGCGTCCTTCGACTTCGGCGCCTGGCACGAGGAGCTGCGGCCGGTGCTGCTGGAGCACGCCACCCGCAGCACCGACGCCGCCGTCTCCTACGCCCGGGACTGGCGCCCCGACCTGGTCGTGCACGACCTGATGAGCGTGGAGGGCCCGCTGGTCGCGAAGGTGACCGGGGTGCCCGACGTCCTGCAGCTGTGGGGACCGGTCGGCACCGGCGACGACTACAGCCCCGTCGGCGGCGGTGCACCGGAACCCGCGGTGCCGGTGGACACCAGCGGCGCCTTCGCCCGCTACGGCGTCGGCGAGATGGGTTTCCACCACGTGGACCACGTGCTGGACCCGTGCCCGGCGCAGCTCCGCCCGAACGGGCCCGAACCCCGCATCCCGTCGCGCTACGTCCCGTACAACGGCCCCGGCTCGGCGCCGCTGGACGTGCCGCCGCGCGGCGGCCGGCCGCGGGTGTGCGTGGTGTGGGGCCGGTCGGCGACCCGCACGTTCGGCGCGACGGTGAACAAGATGCCGCAGGTGGTGGCGGCCGCGACCGGGCTGGGTTGCGAGGTGCTGCTGCTGGCCTCGCCCGCGGACGCGCGCGAGTGCGGGCCGCTGCCGGAGTCGGTGCACGTGCGGACCGACCTGCCGCTGAGCCTGGCGCTGCCCGGGTGCGACGCGGTGGTGCACTACGGCGGCGGGGGAGCGACGATGACCTCGGTGGTGGCGGGGGTGCCGCAGCTGGCGCTGCCGTGCGGGTTCGACCAGACGCTGATGGCCCGGCGGATCACCGGTTCCGGGGCGGGGCTGGACATCCCGAACTGGGAGGCCGACGCCGAGGGCATCGGCGGAGCGCTGCACCGCCTGCTCACCGAACCGGCGTTCACCGGGTCGGCCGCGGAAGTGGCCTCCTCGGCGAACGAACTACCCGCCCCGGCCGAAGCGGTCCTCGCGCTTCGGGATCTCGTCGCGGGGGGATGA
- a CDS encoding NAD-dependent epimerase/dehydratase family protein has protein sequence MEVVGSGFLARHCTARLGAAHPEVVLIAAGVSTTAAADTAEFDREAALVGEVLRRCRADGRTAVFLSTSSAAIYGADGTPGREDGPVFPLNAYGRHKLALERVCELSGARFLVLRLTHLVGDGQQPAQLLPSLVRGVLDGVVTVHPEAHRDLLDVRHVPPVLDALCAAGVRDEVVNVASGVPIPVPAVVAALRRRLDADPEVRALSRPPQLTRVDLAKLHRLVPAFAEHDFGPGYLDDLLDRYLHSYLLTSTVDFHSG, from the coding sequence ATGGAGGTCGTCGGCAGCGGTTTCCTCGCCCGGCACTGCACCGCGCGGCTCGGCGCGGCGCACCCGGAGGTGGTGCTGATCGCCGCCGGGGTGTCCACCACGGCCGCCGCGGACACCGCCGAGTTCGACCGGGAGGCGGCGCTGGTCGGCGAGGTGCTGCGGCGCTGCCGGGCGGACGGGCGGACCGCGGTGTTCCTGTCCACGTCCTCGGCGGCGATCTACGGCGCCGACGGGACGCCGGGGCGCGAGGACGGCCCGGTGTTCCCGCTGAACGCCTACGGCAGGCACAAGCTGGCGCTGGAGCGGGTGTGCGAGCTCTCCGGCGCGCGGTTCCTGGTGCTGCGGCTGACCCACCTGGTCGGGGACGGGCAGCAGCCCGCGCAGCTGCTGCCGTCGCTGGTGCGCGGCGTGCTGGACGGGGTGGTGACGGTGCACCCCGAGGCGCACCGCGACCTGCTGGACGTGCGGCACGTGCCGCCGGTGCTCGACGCGCTGTGCGCGGCGGGCGTGCGCGACGAGGTGGTGAACGTGGCCTCCGGGGTGCCGATCCCGGTGCCGGCCGTGGTGGCGGCGCTGCGGCGGCGGCTGGACGCCGACCCCGAGGTGCGGGCGCTGTCGCGCCCACCGCAGCTGACCCGGGTGGACCTGGCGAAGCTGCACCGGCTGGTGCCCGCGTTCGCCGAGCACGACTTCGGCCCCGGCTACCTGGACGACCTCCTGGACCGGTACCTGCACTCCTACCTACTGACGTCCACAGTGGACTTTCACTCCGGTTGA
- a CDS encoding Gfo/Idh/MocA family protein: MSRRVRLGVLGCSAIARRRTLPAAAEIPELEITAVASRDAAKAAEFADRFGGTATTGYAALLDDPEVDAVYLSLPTALHHEWALRALRAGKHVLCEKPLTDRADRTRELTALARERNLVLRENFAFLHHPQHRTVADLVADGRIGALRTFTATFGIPPLPDSDIRYDAALGGGALLDVGVYPIRAAQLLLGPGLALSGAVLRMDERRGVDLAGHALLVSPDGVFADLEFGFQHGYRSRYGLWGATGALGLDRAFTPPAEHPPLLRVDEQDHAEEFVLVPAHQFRDSIAAFARAVLDRAPDEPAWLDAAEETARLVEQVRAAAVRVPA; encoded by the coding sequence GTGAGCCGGCGGGTGCGGCTCGGCGTGCTGGGCTGCTCGGCGATCGCGCGGCGCCGCACGCTGCCCGCCGCCGCCGAGATCCCCGAGCTGGAGATCACCGCGGTCGCCAGCAGGGACGCGGCGAAGGCGGCCGAGTTCGCGGACCGCTTCGGCGGCACCGCCACCACCGGCTACGCGGCGCTGCTGGACGATCCCGAGGTCGATGCCGTCTACCTGTCGCTGCCGACCGCGCTGCACCACGAGTGGGCGCTGCGGGCGCTGCGCGCCGGGAAGCACGTGCTGTGCGAGAAACCGCTCACCGACCGCGCCGACCGCACCCGGGAGCTGACCGCGCTGGCGCGGGAGCGGAACCTGGTGCTGCGGGAGAACTTCGCGTTCCTGCACCACCCGCAGCACCGGACCGTCGCCGATCTCGTCGCGGACGGGCGGATCGGGGCGCTGCGCACGTTCACCGCGACCTTCGGGATCCCGCCGCTGCCGGACTCCGACATCCGCTACGACGCGGCGCTCGGCGGCGGTGCCCTGCTCGACGTCGGGGTCTACCCGATCCGGGCGGCGCAGCTGCTGCTCGGTCCGGGCCTGGCGCTGTCCGGCGCGGTGCTGCGGATGGACGAGCGGCGCGGTGTGGACCTGGCCGGGCACGCGCTGCTCGTGTCGCCGGACGGCGTGTTCGCCGACCTGGAGTTCGGCTTCCAGCACGGTTACCGGTCCCGCTACGGGCTGTGGGGCGCGACGGGCGCGCTGGGGCTGGACCGCGCGTTCACCCCGCCCGCCGAGCACCCGCCGCTGCTGCGCGTCGACGAGCAGGACCACGCCGAGGAGTTCGTGCTCGTCCCCGCCCACCAGTTCCGCGACTCGATCGCCGCGTTCGCCCGCGCCGTGCTGGACCGCGCGCCGGACGAACCGGCGTGGCTGGACGCGGCCGAGGAGACCGCGCGGCTGGTGGAGCAGGTGCGGGCCGCCGCGGTGCGGGTGCCCGCCTGA
- a CDS encoding NDP-hexose 2,3-dehydratase family protein yields MAPSAGTGLLRKPDTTLPHRLARSARAERDALHSTEELLAWVRERGAAQLHDVRRIPFAELDKWRFDDATGDLGHTSGKFFSVQGLRVSSDHGPVRSWTQPIINQPEIGILGILLREIDGVLHCLMQAKTEPGNVNGVQLSPTVQATRSNYTRVHEGGAVPYLEHFRDAAGQQVLSDVLQSEQGSWFFRKRNRNMLVEVREPVAEHEDFRWVTIGQLHRLLAVDDLVNMDARTVLSCLPGGFEGSEVDGSDLAGALARSRDPRSGTLHTTAEVRSWITSRQAEHQVRASLIPLHAVRGWRRTDAEIRHELGTFFTVLAVDVRSNSREVGGWTQPLLHPHGTGVVALLVKRVDGVLHALLNARVEPGYLDVVELAPTVQCTPENYAGLGVDYRPPHLDVVLSRRPEQVLFDTELSEEGGRFYQARNRYQIIEVDADFPDSDLPDFRWLALRQLTGLLEHSHYVNVQARSLIACLRGLR; encoded by the coding sequence ATGGCGCCCTCCGCCGGAACGGGCTTGCTGCGCAAGCCGGACACGACCCTGCCGCACCGGTTGGCGCGCTCGGCGCGCGCCGAGCGGGACGCGCTGCACTCCACCGAGGAGCTGTTGGCCTGGGTGCGGGAGCGCGGCGCCGCGCAGCTGCACGACGTGCGGCGGATCCCGTTCGCGGAGCTGGACAAGTGGCGCTTCGACGACGCCACCGGCGACCTCGGGCACACCAGCGGCAAGTTCTTCAGCGTGCAGGGGCTGCGCGTGTCCAGCGACCACGGCCCGGTGCGCTCCTGGACGCAGCCGATCATCAACCAGCCGGAGATCGGCATCCTCGGCATCCTGCTGCGCGAGATCGACGGGGTGCTGCACTGCCTGATGCAGGCGAAGACCGAACCCGGCAACGTGAACGGGGTGCAGCTGTCCCCCACCGTGCAGGCCACCCGCAGCAACTACACGCGGGTGCACGAGGGCGGCGCGGTGCCGTACCTGGAGCACTTCCGCGACGCCGCGGGTCAGCAGGTGCTCAGCGACGTGCTGCAGTCCGAGCAGGGCTCGTGGTTCTTCCGCAAGCGCAACCGGAACATGCTGGTGGAGGTGCGCGAACCGGTCGCGGAGCACGAGGACTTCCGCTGGGTGACGATCGGCCAGCTGCACCGGCTGCTGGCGGTGGACGACCTGGTGAACATGGACGCCCGCACCGTGCTGTCCTGCCTCCCCGGCGGGTTCGAGGGGTCCGAAGTGGACGGTTCGGACCTGGCGGGCGCGCTGGCGCGGTCCCGGGATCCGCGCTCGGGCACCTTGCACACCACCGCCGAGGTGCGCAGCTGGATCACCTCCCGGCAGGCCGAGCACCAGGTCCGGGCCTCGCTGATCCCGCTGCACGCGGTGCGCGGCTGGCGGCGCACCGACGCGGAGATCCGGCACGAGCTCGGCACCTTCTTCACCGTGCTGGCCGTGGACGTGCGCAGCAACAGCCGCGAGGTCGGCGGCTGGACCCAGCCGCTGCTGCACCCGCACGGCACCGGAGTGGTGGCGCTGCTGGTGAAGCGGGTCGACGGGGTGCTGCACGCGCTGCTGAACGCCCGCGTCGAACCCGGCTACCTGGACGTGGTGGAGCTGGCGCCGACCGTGCAGTGCACCCCCGAGAACTACGCCGGTCTCGGCGTCGACTACCGGCCGCCGCACCTGGACGTGGTGCTGAGCAGGCGGCCCGAGCAGGTGCTGTTCGACACCGAGCTGTCCGAGGAGGGCGGCCGGTTCTACCAGGCCCGCAACCGGTACCAGATCATCGAGGTGGACGCGGACTTCCCCGACTCGGACCTGCCGGACTTCCGGTGGCTGGCGCTGCGCCAGCTGACCGGGCTGCTGGAGCACAGCCACTACGTGAACGTGCAGGCCCGCAGCCTCATCGCCTGCCTGCGGGGCCTGCGGTGA
- a CDS encoding CBS domain-containing protein has protein sequence MTTAREMMTAGAECVNTDQTAADAARKMTDLGVGALPICGPDEKIKGVITDRDLVVKVVGKGRDAGTFPAGDLNQAEAITAGADDSAEEVLATMKDHQVRRVPVIDGQRLVGMVSLGDVAKALPHHEVGDLVDTLST, from the coding sequence ATGACGACCGCACGGGAGATGATGACCGCGGGCGCCGAATGCGTGAACACCGATCAGACCGCCGCGGACGCGGCGCGCAAGATGACCGACCTCGGCGTCGGGGCGCTGCCCATCTGCGGGCCGGACGAGAAGATCAAGGGAGTGATCACCGACCGGGACCTGGTCGTCAAGGTGGTCGGCAAGGGCCGCGACGCCGGGACCTTCCCCGCCGGGGACCTGAACCAGGCCGAGGCGATCACCGCGGGCGCCGACGACTCCGCGGAGGAGGTGCTCGCGACCATGAAGGACCACCAGGTGCGCCGGGTGCCGGTGATCGACGGGCAGCGGCTCGTCGGCATGGTGTCGCTCGGCGACGTCGCCAAGGCGCTGCCGCACCACGAGGTCGGAGACCTGGTGGACACCCTGTCCACCTGA